A stretch of the Capsicum annuum cultivar UCD-10X-F1 chromosome 8, UCD10Xv1.1, whole genome shotgun sequence genome encodes the following:
- the LOC107879827 gene encoding GATA transcription factor 17, with protein MDPIKKEECSGDETSGSTKSCSDCKTTKTPLWRSGPSGPKSLCNACGIKYKKKKGPTKKKEKPVSNTSSDDLAYCKKDKIGNGKDGKQLSKVLRVKLMMLGKEVVILQRQRSSMKKPRNQRKLGEVERAALLLMALSCGSVFA; from the exons ATGGATCCGATCAAAAAG GAAGAATGTTCGGGCGATGAAACAAGTGGGAGTACAAAATCTTGCTCTGATTGCAAAACTACGAAGACACCCTTATGGAGATCTGGTCCATCTGGCCCTAAA TCGCTGTGTAATGCTTGTGGGATCAAATACAAGAAGAAAAAGGGGCCAacgaagaagaaagagaaacccGTTTCCAACACTAGTAGTGATGATCTGGCTTACTGCAAAAAGGATAAAATTGGAAATGGGAAAGATGGGAAGCAGCTAAGCAAAGTATTGAGGGTGAAATTGATGATGTTGGGGAAAGAAGTAGTGATACTACAGAGGCAGAGATCATCAATGAAGAAGCCAAGAAATCAAAGGAAACTTGGTGAAGTTGAAAGAGCTGCTCTTCTTTTAATGGCTCTCTCTTGTGGCTCTGTTTTTGCTTAA